One genomic segment of Mustelus asterias chromosome 26, sMusAst1.hap1.1, whole genome shotgun sequence includes these proteins:
- the LOC144479384 gene encoding perilipin-2-like: MASTTEEQLSKVAESQESGNQALVETGNLVTLSDVQGQLEQTKAVVVEDASIVCRLVATGVDISLIKPEELVDHYLPVTKEELALAKVATPIDGSDTATVVEQNYVRLGSLSSKVRNRAYEYSVAKIQRAKEIGQETLSHLQNLVDLIEITKKEAESANKLQDIQVKLNRVLLDWKKHQPSDQAQEELSEKPEQLETQSLAVTQNFSDQLQTICRTLASNVRGLPQNIEDQVQHVCKLAEEIYSTLSSATSFQDLSTQFLTQSKEQMLKIHEGLEGVMDYLLHATPLNWLVEPFIPQVTEEPKHLGSSMKQSAVVPQKREEKEIIS; the protein is encoded by the exons ATGGCATCCACAACAGAAGAACAGCTTTCCAAAGTTGCAGAAAGCCAAGAAAGTGGTAACCAG GCCCTTGTTGAAACTGGGAATCTAGTGACCCTGAGTGATGTACAAGGTCAACTGGAACAAACTAAAGCTGTTGTGGTTGAGGATGCCAGTATTGTGTGTCGACTTGTGGCGACTGGTGTGGATATTTCTCTCATCAAACCTGAGGAACTAGTTGATCACTACCTTCCTGTGACCAAGGAAGAACTAG CTTTGGCTAAAGTGGCCACTCCTATTGATGGTTCTGATACAGCAACAGTAGTGGAACAGAATTATGTACGTTTGGGATCTTTATCCTCTAAGGTTCGCAATCGTGCATATGAGTATTCTGTAGCCAAAATACAGAGAGCCAAGGAGATTGGCCAGGAAACACTCTCTCATCTCCAAAACCTTGTAGATCTG ATTGAAATAACCAAGAAAGAGGCTGAATCAGCAAACAAACTACAAGATATTCAAGTCAAACTAAATCGGGTCCTACTCGACTGGAAAAAACACCAGCCAAGTGATCAAGCTCAAGAGGAACTGTCTGAAAAACCTGAA CAACTTGAAACCCAGTCACTGGCTGTGACTCAGAATTTCTCTGATCAACTCCAAACCATCTGCCGAACACTGGCTTCAAATGTTCGTGGTTTGCCTCAGAATATTGAGGAtcaagtgcagcatgtgtgtaAACTGGCAGAAGAGATCTACAGCACTCTTTCGTCCGCCACCTCTTTCCAAGATCTCTCCACACAATTCCTGACCCAGAGTAAAGAGCAAATGCTGAAGATCCATGAGGGACTGGAAGGGGTGATGGATTACCTGCTTCATGCCACACCTCTTAACTGGCTGGTGGAACCCTTCATCCCCCAGGTCACTGAAGAACCGAAGCATCTGGGTTCATCAATGAAGCAATCTGCGGTTGTGCCCCAAAAGAGGGAGGAAAAGGAGATTATTTCATAA
- the LOC144479383 gene encoding perilipin-2-like: protein MDRLRKCFNNLTQVAKALVETGNLVTLSDVEDETIKIVKTAVQDQPEQTQAVVVEGASAVGQLVATGVDISLLKSEELVDRYLPMTKEELALAKLATPIDSDTATVQEQSYYVRLGSLSSKVRNRAYEYSVAKIQRAKENGQETLSHLQNLVDLIEMAKKEAESAIKLQDIQAKLNQILLNWKKHQPGDQAHEELSEKPEQLETQSLAVTQNFSDQLQTICRMLASNVRGLPQNIEDQVQHVCKLAEEISSTLSSATSFQDLSTQFLTQSKEQMLKIREGLDGVMDYLLHATPLNWLVEPFIPQVTEDPEHLGSSMKQSVLVPQKREEEEIVS from the exons GCCCTTGTTGAAACTGGGAATCTAGTGACCCTGAGTGATGTAGAAGATGAAACAATTAAGATTGTAAAAACTGCAGTACAAGATCAACCGGAACAAACTCAAGCTGTTGTGGTTGAAGGTGCCAGTGCTGTGGGTCAACTTGTGGCTACTGGTGTGGATATTTCGCTGCTCAAATCTGAGGAACTAGTTGATCGCTACCTTCCTATGACCAAGGAAGAACTAG CTTTGGCTAAACTGGCCACTCCTATTGATTCTGATACTGCAACAGTACAGGAACAGAGTTATTATGTACGTTTGGGATCTTTATCCTCTAAGGTTCGCAATCGTGCATATGAGTATTCCGTAGCCAAAATACAGAGAGCCAAGGAGAATGGCCAGGAAACTCTCTCTCATCTCCAAAACCTTGTAGATCTG ATTGAAATGGCCAAGAAGGAGGCTGAATCAGCAATCAAACTACAAGATATTCAAGCCAAACTAAATCAGATCCTACTCAACTGGAAAAAACACCAACCAGGTGATCAAGCTCATGAGGAACTGTCTGAAAAACCTGAA CAACTTGAAACTCAGTCACTGGCTGTGACTCAGAATTTCTCTGATCAACTCCAAACCATCTGCCGAATGCTGGCTTCAAATGTTCGTGGTCTGCCTCAGAATATTGAGGAtcaagtgcagcatgtgtgtaAACTAGCAGAAGAGATCTCCAGCACTCTTTCGTCAGCCACCTCTTTCCAAGATCTCTCCACACAATTCCTGACCCAGAGTAAAGAGCAAATGCTGAAGATCCGTGAGGGACTGGATGGGGTGATGGATTACCTGCTTCATGCCACACCTCTTAACTGGCTGGTGGAACCTTTCATCCCCCAGGTCACTGAAGATCCAGAGCATCTGGGTTCATCAATGAAGCAATCTGTGCTTGTGCCCCAAAAGAGGGAGGAAGAGGAGATTGTTTCATGA